The following coding sequences are from one Desulfosporosinus orientis DSM 765 window:
- a CDS encoding pyridoxamine 5'-phosphate oxidase family protein: MLTEKFHDVLNHEGVVTVVSWGDSPEPHIANTWNTYLVVTDDERILIPAYGFRKTEKNVNANNKIKMALGSKEVLGYKDYQGTGFVIEGTAKYLESGPEYDMMKEKFSFLSRVLEITVTSAKQGI; this comes from the coding sequence ATGCTTACGGAAAAATTTCATGATGTATTAAATCATGAAGGCGTAGTTACCGTGGTATCATGGGGAGATTCACCTGAACCACACATTGCTAACACTTGGAATACGTATTTGGTCGTTACAGATGATGAAAGGATATTAATTCCAGCATATGGATTCCGCAAAACAGAAAAAAATGTAAATGCCAATAATAAAATCAAGATGGCTTTAGGTAGCAAAGAAGTATTAGGCTACAAAGATTATCAAGGAACAGGCTTTGTTATAGAAGGAACTGCTAAATATCTGGAATCTGGTCCAGAGTATGATATGATGAAAGAAAAATTCTCATTTTTAAGCAGAGTATTAGAGATTACTGTTACATCTGCAAAACAAGGAATTTAA
- a CDS encoding flavodoxin family protein, with protein sequence MLIAAINGSPNRDGNTAMLLRETLSAAQKLGAEPHLINVAEALNDLAQPFCDSCTYPCNAACAEGNKLGEALAILRRADGLIIGSPVYYGTISGQLAAFWDKTNTLWQSKALLNVVGGAVTVAQARFGGQETTLKAIHDLMLVQGMIIVGDGHRDFDCGHHGVCAQQPSGEDVNAIERAHIMARRIVEVAGATQSLRYRS encoded by the coding sequence TTGTTGATAGCGGCAATCAACGGCAGCCCCAACCGGGATGGTAACACAGCCATGCTGCTTCGGGAGACCCTGTCGGCGGCTCAGAAACTGGGAGCAGAACCCCACTTAATCAATGTGGCCGAAGCTTTGAATGATCTCGCCCAGCCTTTCTGTGATAGTTGTACCTATCCCTGCAACGCTGCCTGCGCCGAAGGCAACAAGTTAGGCGAGGCGCTCGCAATACTCAGACGGGCAGATGGACTGATCATCGGGAGTCCGGTATACTACGGCACCATTAGCGGACAGCTGGCGGCTTTCTGGGACAAAACCAATACGCTGTGGCAGAGCAAGGCACTTCTGAATGTGGTGGGAGGAGCGGTAACGGTTGCGCAGGCTCGCTTCGGCGGCCAGGAAACTACTCTGAAGGCGATCCATGACTTAATGCTGGTGCAGGGGATGATCATTGTCGGAGATGGGCACCGGGATTTCGACTGCGGGCATCATGGAGTCTGCGCTCAGCAGCCGTCTGGAGAAGACGTTAATGCGATAGAACGGGCGCACATTATGGCCCGACGCATTGTGGAGGTAGCCGGAGCAACCCAATCACTTCGTTATCGGTCATGA
- a CDS encoding DJ-1/PfpI family protein translates to MKTLLFLAKGFETMEFSVFVDVLGWARHDYGYDVQVETCGFKKEVMSTFNIPVVVDRTIDEINVDEYDALAIPGGFEEFGFYEEAYDEKFLDLIRKFDAKGKIIASICVAALPLGKSGVLKNRKATTYHLKEGYRQKQLAEFLVNVVNEPIVVDKNIITSYCPETASGVAFKLLELLTSKEQMEVVKKAMGFS, encoded by the coding sequence ATGAAAACATTATTATTTTTAGCAAAGGGATTTGAAACCATGGAATTTAGTGTCTTTGTAGATGTATTAGGATGGGCAAGACATGATTATGGATATGATGTCCAAGTTGAAACATGTGGATTTAAGAAAGAAGTTATGAGTACGTTTAATATCCCGGTAGTAGTAGATAGGACGATAGATGAGATAAATGTCGATGAATATGACGCATTGGCAATTCCTGGGGGATTTGAAGAATTTGGATTTTACGAAGAAGCATATGATGAAAAGTTTTTAGATTTGATTAGAAAATTTGATGCCAAGGGAAAGATAATTGCATCGATTTGCGTTGCAGCTTTACCATTAGGAAAAAGTGGTGTGTTGAAGAATCGTAAAGCAACAACCTACCATTTGAAAGAAGGGTACCGTCAAAAGCAACTGGCAGAATTTTTAGTGAATGTAGTTAATGAGCCTATTGTAGTAGACAAAAATATCATCACATCATACTGTCCGGAGACAGCGTCAGGAGTTGCATTTAAACTATTGGAGTTATTGACGTCTAAAGAACAGATGGAAGTAGTTAAAAAAGCCATGGGATTTTCATAA
- the istB gene encoding IS21-like element helper ATPase IstB has protein sequence MIQERLNQACEILGLIHMNAVYDHHAEEASKGSISYLEFLDKLLWAEIEAKRDRAAKANMKLAKLPYVKTLEQFDFDFQPSANARKINELKTLGFVARAENVVFLGPPGVGKTHLAVGLAVEAIKNGYTAYFLSAHELIAMIKENIISGRIHRKIKTLCKPGILIIDEVGYAGMDDETAHYFFQIISSRYEKGSIILTSNKSYGEWGDVFGDNIVATAILDRLLHHSTTINIKGDSYRVKEKKKAGFYDPSKLEFTPTD, from the coding sequence ATGATTCAGGAACGTTTAAATCAGGCTTGTGAAATTCTCGGCCTGATCCATATGAACGCTGTGTATGACCACCACGCAGAAGAAGCTTCTAAAGGTAGTATATCTTATCTAGAATTTCTGGACAAGTTGTTATGGGCTGAGATTGAAGCTAAGCGCGACCGGGCTGCCAAGGCTAACATGAAACTGGCGAAACTTCCCTATGTAAAAACACTGGAACAATTCGACTTTGATTTTCAGCCTAGTGCTAACGCTCGAAAGATCAATGAACTGAAAACCCTAGGCTTTGTAGCCCGCGCTGAAAATGTAGTATTCCTCGGGCCGCCAGGTGTAGGCAAAACCCATCTGGCGGTAGGCCTTGCGGTTGAAGCGATTAAAAACGGTTATACGGCTTACTTTCTAAGCGCCCATGAGCTGATTGCAATGATTAAGGAGAACATCATCTCCGGGCGGATTCACCGCAAGATTAAAACTCTATGTAAACCCGGCATCTTGATCATCGATGAAGTTGGGTATGCAGGAATGGATGATGAAACGGCGCATTATTTCTTTCAGATCATCTCTAGCCGTTACGAAAAGGGATCGATTATCCTAACTTCGAATAAATCATACGGAGAATGGGGAGATGTATTTGGTGATAATATCGTCGCAACGGCGATTCTTGACCGCCTATTACACCACTCTACGACCATTAATATTAAGGGAGATAGCTACAGGGTGAAAGAAAAGAAAAAAGCAGGTTTTTATGATCCCAGTAAATTGGAGTTCACTCCGACCGACTAG
- a CDS encoding MazG-like family protein → MNLFEIQGLIKKFTKDKNMNSSVSVRIIDLTSEVGELSKEVLKGTNYGNKEFEKTEEWSSEIGDVKRTMLKYP, encoded by the coding sequence ATGAATTTATTTGAGATTCAAGGTTTAATAAAAAAGTTCACTAAAGATAAAAATATGAATTCGTCAGTCAGTGTTAGAATTATAGATTTGACTTCAGAAGTAGGCGAACTATCAAAAGAAGTTTTAAAAGGTACTAATTACGGAAACAAAGAATTTGAGAAAACAGAAGAATGGAGTAGTGAAATTGGAGATGTGAAAAGAACGATGCTAAAATACCCATAA
- a CDS encoding RidA family protein, whose amino-acid sequence MVRKAFSASGAVAVGPYSHAIESGDLVFLSGQTPIDSQTGKLVEGDIVEQTKQCFKNLFNVLEASGLTSDNVEKVNVFLTDMNNFAAMNQVYSKQFSEPYPARTTIGVASLPLGAQVEIEMIARKNT is encoded by the coding sequence ATGGTAAGAAAGGCTTTTAGTGCATCTGGAGCTGTTGCTGTTGGACCATACTCACATGCAATTGAATCAGGAGATTTAGTATTTTTATCCGGACAAACCCCTATAGACTCACAGACTGGAAAGCTAGTAGAGGGTGATATTGTTGAACAAACAAAGCAATGTTTTAAAAATCTTTTCAATGTATTGGAGGCATCCGGTTTAACCTCTGACAACGTTGAAAAAGTTAATGTATTCTTAACTGATATGAATAACTTCGCAGCCATGAATCAAGTTTATTCAAAACAATTTTCCGAACCATATCCTGCTCGTACAACTATTGGCGTGGCATCCCTTCCTCTAGGTGCACAAGTTGAAATAGAAATGATAGCCCGAAAGAATACCTGA
- the istA gene encoding IS21 family transposase, whose product MVQSEEFFMIRDLKSKGMNITQIARELDLDRKTVTKWLKSDQLPAYRKKVQRESKLENHKAYIIERMNEGCVNAMVLFDEIKAMGYQGRLTILRDFMKPYREQVRGKASMRFETPPGKQAQVDWGEFKLLKDDGTFVKVHAFIMIMGHSRKQYVEFTENERIDTLIGCHERAFAFFNGVPETILYDNMKTVVKHSHQTGTNQWNNQFLSFARHQDFSPVRCRPYRPRTKGKVENGVKYLRRNFWPRIKTISSLADLNEAVKFWLDTVCNVRLHQTTREIPAEAFIRETLKPVNPEAFLLYDIQYRKVMNDCTISYKANFYSVPYRFVGKRVRIRDLNNGHLEIYDENGICIASHVKLSGKHHFQRNKKHFEGLTTWSQKKVAATAPILSHKQPPKVYQRPLKVYESLINEVTQ is encoded by the coding sequence ATGGTACAAAGTGAGGAATTTTTTATGATCAGAGACTTAAAAAGCAAAGGAATGAATATTACTCAGATTGCACGAGAATTAGACTTAGACCGAAAAACGGTCACTAAATGGCTTAAAAGTGATCAACTCCCGGCCTATCGTAAGAAAGTACAACGTGAAAGTAAGCTGGAGAATCACAAAGCCTACATCATCGAGAGAATGAACGAAGGATGCGTCAATGCCATGGTCTTATTTGATGAAATCAAAGCCATGGGCTACCAGGGCCGGCTAACCATTCTCAGGGATTTTATGAAACCCTATCGTGAGCAAGTAAGAGGTAAAGCCTCCATGCGCTTTGAGACTCCACCAGGCAAGCAAGCTCAAGTTGACTGGGGAGAATTCAAGCTTCTGAAAGACGATGGAACTTTCGTCAAGGTTCATGCCTTCATCATGATCATGGGACACTCCCGGAAACAATATGTTGAGTTTACTGAGAACGAGCGCATTGACACACTTATCGGTTGTCATGAACGAGCCTTTGCCTTCTTTAACGGGGTACCGGAAACCATCCTGTATGACAACATGAAAACCGTCGTCAAACATAGCCATCAAACTGGCACTAATCAGTGGAATAACCAATTTTTAAGCTTTGCCCGGCATCAAGATTTCAGTCCAGTGCGCTGCCGTCCCTATCGTCCCCGCACCAAAGGCAAGGTAGAAAACGGTGTTAAGTATCTGCGCAGGAACTTTTGGCCAAGAATTAAGACAATATCCAGTCTGGCTGATTTAAATGAAGCCGTAAAGTTCTGGTTGGATACGGTCTGCAATGTCCGGCTGCATCAGACAACCCGTGAAATCCCAGCAGAAGCATTCATACGAGAAACGTTAAAACCTGTCAATCCAGAAGCATTCCTGCTTTATGATATACAATACCGCAAAGTCATGAACGATTGTACCATCAGTTACAAAGCGAATTTCTACTCGGTTCCTTACCGTTTCGTGGGAAAGCGGGTTAGAATTCGAGATTTAAACAACGGACATCTGGAGATCTATGATGAAAACGGCATCTGCATTGCATCCCACGTGAAGCTTTCAGGCAAACACCACTTCCAGCGCAATAAAAAACACTTTGAGGGTTTAACAACATGGTCTCAGAAGAAAGTTGCCGCCACAGCACCCATTCTAAGCCACAAACAACCACCCAAAGTGTATCAAAGACCCCTTAAGGTCTATGAATCGCTGATCAACGAGGTGACACAATGA
- a CDS encoding RrF2 family transcriptional regulator, which translates to MQFSIGVEYALHCLLYMVDIPSGKSIGIKDLARYQGVSESYLSKVYTKLRKSGIVKSIPGVNGGYGLARNPENITFWDIVEAVEGSSSLFQCTEIRQNELLLDKDNLPDTHTKCPCLIKVVMLEAEDQMRQYLQNKTLGWLHEQVKNKIPEEHSKKTIEWFNDIKSRQV; encoded by the coding sequence TTGCAGTTTTCTATAGGTGTTGAGTACGCATTGCATTGTTTATTATATATGGTAGATATTCCGTCAGGAAAATCTATCGGAATTAAGGATTTAGCCAGATATCAAGGAGTGTCAGAAAGTTATCTATCAAAAGTATATACAAAGCTAAGAAAATCAGGCATTGTAAAGTCAATTCCAGGTGTAAATGGAGGATATGGTTTAGCCCGTAATCCTGAAAACATTACATTTTGGGATATAGTTGAAGCAGTAGAAGGGAGTTCATCGTTATTTCAATGTACAGAAATTAGACAAAATGAGCTCTTATTAGATAAGGATAATTTACCTGATACGCATACAAAATGTCCTTGTTTGATAAAAGTTGTAATGCTAGAAGCAGAGGACCAGATGAGACAGTACCTACAGAATAAGACTTTAGGATGGTTACATGAGCAAGTAAAGAATAAGATTCCTGAGGAACATTCAAAAAAGACGATTGAATGGTTTAACGATATTAAGTCAAGGCAAGTTTAA
- a CDS encoding homocysteine S-methyltransferase family protein — MDFESCYNKFPIILMEGAVGERLKREYQIPNDEVVALASHIYNEESKKALEEIFNQYISISMKHNFPIMLTTPTRRANKERVFQSKYNKNIICDNVSFLHKLKNKFPSHVYIGGLMGCRGDAYKADSILSVKEALEFHSWQASLFAETKVDFLYAGIMPALSEAIGMAMTMENTSLPYIISFMIKENGQLIDGTTIHEAIAAIDSSTKRKPLCYMTNCVHPTVVFKALSQIDNTTTLVQERFKGIQANTSSLPPELLDISSELKTSDANSFAAGMLELYKNYKLKIFGGCCGTDNTHMNETAQRLGVVNYE, encoded by the coding sequence ATGGACTTTGAAAGTTGTTACAATAAATTCCCTATTATTCTGATGGAGGGGGCAGTGGGAGAACGATTAAAAAGAGAATATCAGATACCAAACGATGAAGTCGTTGCTCTCGCTAGTCATATATACAATGAAGAATCTAAGAAAGCCTTAGAAGAAATATTTAATCAATACATTAGTATATCAATGAAGCATAACTTTCCTATTATGTTAACAACACCAACTCGAAGAGCAAATAAAGAGCGTGTTTTTCAATCCAAGTATAACAAGAATATTATCTGCGACAATGTTTCATTCTTGCACAAGCTAAAGAACAAATTCCCTTCTCATGTTTATATTGGCGGACTTATGGGGTGCAGGGGTGATGCTTATAAAGCTGATTCCATTCTATCTGTAAAGGAAGCACTGGAATTTCATTCATGGCAAGCCAGTTTGTTTGCAGAGACTAAAGTGGATTTTCTTTATGCGGGTATCATGCCTGCTTTATCGGAAGCTATAGGTATGGCTATGACAATGGAAAACACATCTTTGCCATATATCATTAGCTTTATGATAAAAGAAAATGGTCAATTAATAGACGGCACAACAATTCACGAAGCTATAGCGGCAATCGATAGCTCAACTAAGAGAAAACCTCTCTGCTATATGACAAATTGTGTTCACCCGACGGTCGTATTTAAAGCACTGTCTCAAATCGATAATACAACAACATTAGTTCAAGAAAGATTCAAGGGCATACAGGCGAATACTTCGTCTTTGCCGCCGGAATTATTGGATATTAGTTCTGAGTTAAAAACTTCAGATGCCAATAGTTTTGCCGCAGGTATGCTGGAGTTATATAAAAACTATAAGCTCAAAATCTTTGGTGGTTGCTGTGGTACTGATAATACGCACATGAATGAAACTGCCCAAAGGCTTGGAGTAGTTAACTATGAGTAA
- a CDS encoding CotS family spore coat protein — MDEYVIQPWDGDDDPTQVQKDEYVPPEIDDIAQQVMSHYDMVVFDKELITTKPDKGGAIWKITTDKGPRSLKLLHRKPIRSLFSIGAQDYIVKQGARVPELITTKEGALSINKGGKLWIVTDWIESLTPAKKDLEGACALCYGLGEFHKHSQGYIPPLGSQKASRLYRWPAYYKKIIQKFDWFRHIAKAYKEIEASQSLAEAIERFEPQALNSLTHLEKQSSYAQMISLGETHWGLVHQDYGWSNGQLGPGGLWVIDLDGVAYDLPIRDLRKLISGTMDDMGRWDAQWIQSMIDFYHQANPIDSETFDVLINDLAFPNEFYKQINEILHDPVSYLSNDFERIYQHLLLLEESKENALNELRASNANYTPGNYALKPVIAPETLELMQSDNNIESSLDESDKAITRPLYMPNSDHKLKVLMICTEKLPVPPVRGGAIQTYIDGISGMLGTHQDLTILGTSDPSLPQEEDRNNVHYVRINGEHVFEIYAKEVIEFLKDRNYDLIHVFNRPRLIPLIRKVAPYSRLILSMHNDMFGPEKIRIQDAQIAIQEVERIVTISDYVGQTICNLYPEAASKVHTIYSGVNLDKLIPWKQSQSSTLTRQKLRYEHELETKTVILFVGRLTPKKGIDLLLHAMNKLHPSNPNIALVIVGGTWFSEDRLTDFVAYVRTLAERALFPVITTGYVPAEQIHQWFWAADIFVCPSQWQEPLARVHYEAMSTGLPFVTTARGGNPEVVMEQNGLLVKCPEDAVEFAETLNTLIQDPKLREKMGQAGRRLAEERFSWHRVADEVLDIWKEVIETNSEEKVKILAKDNQKKSKKSKKSKKSKIKVLDKAESDDSKKKPNNDVADNLSPAPSILKGSSVVKITRDMIRIPDNELAIWFRY; from the coding sequence GTGGATGAATATGTGATTCAACCGTGGGATGGTGATGATGACCCTACTCAGGTTCAAAAAGATGAATATGTACCTCCCGAGATCGATGATATTGCTCAACAGGTTATGAGTCATTACGATATGGTGGTCTTCGACAAAGAATTGATAACAACAAAACCGGATAAAGGCGGAGCAATATGGAAAATTACAACGGATAAAGGTCCGCGCAGTCTAAAGCTTTTACACCGAAAACCAATAAGAAGTCTCTTTTCAATCGGAGCACAGGACTACATTGTAAAACAAGGCGCACGAGTTCCAGAATTAATAACCACGAAGGAAGGTGCCCTCTCTATAAATAAGGGGGGAAAGTTATGGATCGTAACCGACTGGATTGAATCTCTTACCCCAGCAAAAAAGGATCTCGAAGGCGCTTGCGCATTATGTTATGGTCTTGGAGAATTTCATAAACACAGCCAGGGATATATCCCTCCCTTGGGTTCACAAAAAGCTTCAAGGTTATACCGATGGCCCGCATATTATAAAAAAATAATCCAGAAGTTTGATTGGTTTCGTCACATTGCTAAGGCATATAAAGAAATTGAGGCTAGTCAATCCCTGGCTGAAGCAATAGAACGTTTTGAACCCCAGGCTTTAAATTCCCTAACTCACTTAGAGAAACAATCCTCTTATGCTCAAATGATCTCGTTGGGAGAAACACATTGGGGTCTTGTCCATCAAGACTACGGATGGTCAAACGGCCAACTTGGACCTGGGGGACTTTGGGTTATTGATTTAGATGGTGTGGCATACGATTTACCCATTCGTGATCTTCGGAAGCTTATCTCTGGCACAATGGACGATATGGGGCGATGGGATGCCCAGTGGATTCAGTCCATGATCGACTTCTATCACCAAGCAAATCCAATAGATAGTGAGACCTTCGACGTTTTAATAAATGATTTGGCCTTCCCCAATGAGTTTTATAAGCAAATCAATGAGATTCTCCATGATCCTGTTTCATATTTAAGTAATGATTTTGAAAGAATTTATCAACATCTTTTGCTCCTAGAGGAATCAAAAGAAAATGCCTTAAATGAACTTAGAGCTTCAAACGCAAATTACACTCCAGGCAACTATGCTTTAAAACCTGTGATTGCCCCAGAAACACTTGAATTAATGCAATCAGACAATAATATTGAAAGTTCTCTTGACGAATCCGATAAAGCTATAACCCGCCCTTTATATATGCCAAACAGTGACCACAAATTAAAAGTGTTAATGATATGTACAGAAAAACTACCCGTTCCACCTGTACGCGGAGGGGCTATCCAAACCTATATCGATGGAATATCAGGAATGTTAGGGACCCATCAGGATTTGACTATTCTAGGAACGTCTGACCCGTCCTTACCACAAGAGGAAGATCGAAATAATGTTCATTATGTAAGAATTAACGGCGAACATGTTTTTGAAATTTATGCTAAAGAGGTTATTGAATTTCTTAAAGATAGAAATTATGATCTTATTCATGTATTTAACAGACCTCGGCTCATTCCACTGATTCGTAAAGTTGCCCCGTATTCGCGCCTCATTTTAAGTATGCACAATGATATGTTTGGTCCTGAGAAAATTAGAATACAGGATGCACAAATTGCTATACAAGAAGTTGAGCGAATCGTTACAATCAGTGATTATGTTGGCCAGACTATTTGTAATCTTTATCCTGAAGCCGCTTCGAAAGTTCACACTATCTATTCGGGGGTAAATCTTGATAAATTAATCCCCTGGAAACAATCACAGTCCTCCACACTAACTCGTCAAAAATTACGGTATGAGCATGAACTAGAAACTAAAACCGTTATTTTATTTGTTGGACGCTTAACACCAAAAAAGGGTATCGATCTATTACTTCACGCTATGAACAAACTCCATCCATCAAATCCAAATATTGCCCTTGTTATTGTTGGTGGAACTTGGTTTAGCGAAGATAGATTAACCGATTTTGTAGCCTATGTTCGTACCTTGGCGGAAAGAGCACTCTTTCCAGTAATTACAACAGGTTACGTTCCAGCTGAACAAATTCACCAGTGGTTCTGGGCTGCAGATATCTTTGTATGCCCTTCTCAGTGGCAGGAACCTCTTGCTCGCGTTCATTATGAAGCAATGTCAACGGGGTTGCCTTTTGTAACTACAGCACGAGGCGGTAATCCTGAAGTTGTAATGGAGCAAAATGGCTTACTCGTTAAATGTCCTGAAGACGCTGTTGAATTTGCGGAAACCTTGAATACCCTAATTCAAGACCCAAAACTTCGAGAAAAGATGGGTCAAGCGGGCAGACGATTGGCAGAGGAACGATTTAGTTGGCATCGAGTTGCTGACGAGGTATTAGATATCTGGAAAGAAGTAATTGAAACAAATTCTGAAGAAAAGGTCAAAATACTAGCAAAAGATAATCAGAAGAAATCTAAGAAATCTAAGAAATCTAAGAAATCTAAAATAAAAGTTTTAGATAAAGCTGAAAGCGATGATTCAAAGAAAAAGCCTAACAATGATGTAGCTGATAATTTGTCCCCTGCCCCTTCTATCCTTAAAGGTTCTTCAGTAGTAAAAATTACTAGAGATATGATTCGTATTCCTGACAATGAACTCGCGATCTGGTTTAGGTATTAA
- a CDS encoding Nramp family divalent metal transporter — MPLPSVKDSWKTRTRSMLRFFGPAFIVSVAYIDPGNFATNISGGSIFNYNLVWVILWSNLMAIFLQGMSAKLGIATGRNLPEMCAKVYPHKLNIFFWIEAELAAMATDLAEFLGGTLGFYLLFHIPMIYAGLLTGVITFLIVYLEKYGQRVVEAVIGGLVAVICIAYSMELFLAKPDWSAVGLHTLIPSLPNGEAVLIAVGMLGATVMPHVIYLHSQLVQARNKDLNPEQKRKHLRLERIDIAVAMNIAFIVNAAMVIVSAAVFYRNGMVVDTIEQAHQSLSPLVGSFSSGAFGIALLASGLSSSAVGTLAGQTIMKGFVGLNIPLNLRRLITMAPALIIIGLGINPMKALIISQVALSFALPFAIIPMLLITNRKDLMGELVNKPLTKVVGWAITCVIVSLNAVLLYLTFTGNV, encoded by the coding sequence ATGCCCCTGCCCTCTGTGAAAGATAGTTGGAAAACAAGAACTAGATCCATGCTTAGATTTTTTGGTCCTGCGTTTATTGTCAGTGTAGCTTATATTGACCCTGGCAACTTTGCCACGAATATCAGCGGTGGGTCCATCTTCAATTACAATTTGGTGTGGGTGATTTTATGGAGTAACTTAATGGCGATTTTCCTTCAGGGAATGTCAGCAAAACTGGGAATCGCAACAGGGCGTAACCTCCCTGAAATGTGTGCCAAGGTCTATCCGCACAAGTTGAACATCTTTTTCTGGATCGAAGCAGAACTCGCTGCGATGGCGACGGATTTAGCCGAATTTCTTGGAGGGACTTTAGGATTTTACTTACTCTTTCACATTCCCATGATCTATGCGGGCTTACTTACAGGGGTTATCACCTTTCTTATTGTTTACCTGGAGAAGTACGGACAACGTGTTGTCGAGGCCGTTATTGGCGGGCTGGTTGCCGTCATTTGTATAGCGTATTCCATGGAACTCTTTTTAGCCAAACCCGATTGGAGTGCAGTAGGACTGCACACCTTAATTCCCTCTCTCCCCAATGGCGAAGCCGTGCTCATTGCCGTAGGCATGCTCGGAGCAACGGTAATGCCCCATGTGATTTACTTGCATTCCCAACTCGTCCAGGCCAGAAATAAAGATTTAAATCCTGAACAAAAACGCAAGCACTTGCGTTTAGAACGCATCGATATTGCTGTAGCCATGAACATTGCTTTCATTGTCAATGCCGCTATGGTGATTGTGTCTGCGGCAGTCTTTTATCGCAATGGCATGGTGGTGGATACGATTGAACAGGCTCACCAATCCCTCTCCCCGCTGGTCGGTTCCTTTTCCAGCGGCGCTTTTGGGATTGCCCTTCTAGCCTCTGGACTATCTTCTTCTGCTGTCGGAACGTTAGCAGGTCAAACGATTATGAAGGGCTTTGTGGGTTTAAATATTCCCTTGAATCTTCGACGCCTAATCACCATGGCTCCTGCTTTGATCATCATAGGTCTTGGAATTAACCCTATGAAGGCGCTTATTATTAGCCAGGTCGCCTTAAGTTTTGCCTTGCCGTTTGCGATTATTCCCATGTTACTAATTACTAATCGTAAAGACCTGATGGGTGAATTAGTTAATAAACCACTAACGAAGGTTGTTGGTTGGGCAATTACCTGTGTTATTGTCAGCTTAAATGCGGTTCTTCTTTACCTTACATTCACTGGTAATGTCTAA